A section of the Candidatus Eisenbacteria bacterium genome encodes:
- a CDS encoding glycoside hydrolase family 15 protein → MRVGGEVGRYTLARAILAGNGSLLATSDRFGSLRELYAPFVSPEHQLLRRPARIAVAIDGAVHWLEDRFESRLGDGGDAPIADLALASEDLALEIWIEIVADAHRNVLIRRVQLTNRSGSHRDARLLFHHDLRLQPAGGGEPNETARLDPVASALIHQSGRRVAMIGLETSSGAGVPIWKVAERGADTEPGAEALGPGARLEGPSQAHGRVDSIVGAAMALAPGASSLVSTWIAVSDSVRGARAIEESLRGSGVGGALGATRSYWSLWIGQGARDLPDLPEDVLTLYHRSLALVRLHQMPEGAIVSGVEPPDAAGEPGSGRPARSEARVCRHRDAAQAADALGRAGYTAHTRRYLEHAARVAAEHGLLPSETDATGAPAGGRLDPAGLALAIWALARHFERERDAEFLGDAYRSLVTAGADTLASTLDPETQLPPGPDLWGERHGLFASNASMVRAGLLAAARLAAALGESARARAWAGAADRIARSMTRHLLLPEWGRFARSVAREGRGVRADATVDASLLTLGLWGEMEPEDARVRATVDAVRETLWVKTGTGGIARYERDPLHSVGSELAEVPGSPSIAATLWLATHAIRVARKTQDLDAARTLLLWCAARAEGWSGLPEQLHPYRGETRSACPSLLAHTWLVGTVADYAERLRILKRCDRCGAPASSGRGRRGLALPDPLTPGLVAHAQG, encoded by the coding sequence GCCGTCCCGCGCGCATCGCGGTGGCGATCGACGGCGCCGTTCATTGGCTCGAGGATCGCTTCGAGTCCCGGCTCGGAGACGGCGGCGACGCGCCGATCGCGGACCTCGCGCTCGCCAGCGAGGATCTCGCGCTCGAGATCTGGATCGAGATCGTCGCCGACGCGCACCGGAACGTCCTGATCCGCCGCGTGCAGCTCACGAACCGTTCGGGCTCGCACCGGGACGCGAGGCTCCTCTTCCACCACGACCTGCGGCTTCAGCCCGCGGGCGGCGGGGAGCCGAACGAGACCGCGCGCCTCGATCCGGTCGCGAGCGCGCTGATCCACCAGTCGGGGCGGCGCGTCGCCATGATCGGGCTGGAGACCTCGTCCGGCGCGGGGGTGCCGATCTGGAAGGTCGCCGAGCGCGGCGCGGACACGGAGCCAGGCGCCGAGGCGCTGGGCCCTGGCGCGCGTCTCGAGGGCCCTTCCCAGGCTCACGGCCGCGTCGACTCGATCGTGGGCGCGGCCATGGCGCTCGCCCCGGGAGCGTCCTCCCTCGTCTCGACGTGGATCGCCGTGAGCGACTCCGTTCGAGGAGCCCGCGCGATCGAGGAGTCGCTCCGGGGATCCGGCGTCGGCGGAGCGCTCGGAGCCACGCGGTCCTACTGGAGTCTCTGGATCGGCCAGGGAGCGCGCGACCTCCCCGATCTCCCGGAAGACGTGCTGACCCTCTATCACCGGAGCCTCGCCCTGGTGCGGCTCCACCAGATGCCGGAGGGCGCGATCGTCTCCGGCGTCGAGCCCCCCGATGCCGCCGGGGAGCCGGGTTCCGGGCGGCCCGCCCGCTCCGAGGCGCGCGTGTGCCGCCACCGCGATGCCGCGCAGGCCGCGGACGCGCTCGGCCGCGCGGGCTACACCGCGCACACGCGCCGCTACCTCGAGCACGCGGCGCGCGTCGCCGCCGAGCACGGGCTGCTGCCTTCCGAGACGGACGCCACCGGCGCGCCGGCGGGAGGCCGCCTCGATCCGGCCGGCCTCGCGCTCGCGATCTGGGCGCTCGCGCGCCATTTCGAGCGGGAGCGGGACGCCGAGTTCCTGGGAGACGCCTACCGGAGCCTCGTGACGGCCGGCGCCGACACGCTCGCTTCCACGCTCGATCCGGAAACGCAGCTACCGCCGGGTCCCGATCTCTGGGGCGAGCGGCACGGACTCTTCGCGTCGAACGCTTCCATGGTGCGCGCCGGGCTCCTCGCCGCCGCGCGCCTGGCCGCCGCGCTCGGGGAGAGCGCGCGGGCGCGCGCATGGGCGGGGGCGGCCGACCGGATCGCGCGATCCATGACCCGGCATCTGCTCCTTCCCGAGTGGGGGCGCTTCGCGCGCTCGGTCGCTCGCGAGGGACGCGGCGTCCGCGCGGACGCGACGGTGGACGCGTCGCTCCTCACGCTCGGGCTGTGGGGCGAGATGGAGCCGGAGGACGCTCGCGTGCGCGCCACGGTGGATGCGGTGCGGGAGACGCTGTGGGTGAAGACCGGCACCGGCGGGATCGCCCGCTACGAGCGCGATCCGCTCCATTCGGTGGGGAGCGAGCTGGCCGAGGTGCCGGGAAGTCCCTCGATCGCGGCCACGCTCTGGCTCGCGACCCACGCGATCCGTGTCGCGAGGAAGACGCAGGACCTCGACGCGGCGCGGACGCTCCTCCTCTGGTGCGCGGCGCGCGCGGAAGGATGGAGCGGGCTTCCCGAACAGCTCCATCCGTATCGTGGCGAGACCAGGTCCGCGTGCCCGTCGCTCCTCGCGCACACGTGGCTCGTCGGGACCGTGGCGGACTACGCGGAGCGGCTCCGGATCCTCAAGCGCTGCGACCGATGCGGGGCGCCCGCCTCGAGCGGGCGCGGGAGGCGCGGGCTCGCGCTCCCGGATCCGCTAACGCCAGGTCTCGTCGCTCACGCGCAGGGATAG